Sequence from the Anaerobaca lacustris genome:
CGCTGGCGCCGGCGAGCACCGTCAGTGGCAACAGCTATGCACCCGGCGGGCTGAACCTCGCCTCCACGTATTACTGGCAGGTCAACGCCATCCAGGAAACCGAGTCGTGGGACGGTCCCATCTGGAGCTTCGCCACGCAGGAGTATCTGGTCGTCGAGGACTTCGAGAGCTACACCGATGACATCGACGCCGGCGAGGCCATCTTCGACACCTGGATCGACGGCTGGGTCAACAATACCGGCTCGACGGTGGGCCACCTCGAAACGCCGTTTGCCGAACGAGCCATCGTCCACAGCGGCCGGCAGTCCATGCCATTGTTCTACGACAACACAACGACCGCCGTTTCTGAGGCCGACTACGCGCTGTCGGGCAATTGGACGCTGTACGGCATCAAGAGTCTTTCGCTGTACTTCTACGGCGCCGAGGGCAACACCGGCCAACTGTACGTCAAGATCAACAACACCAAGATCGCCTACGATGGTCCGGCGGTCAACCTCGCCCGCCCATCCTGGCAACTATGGAGCATCGATCTGTCCCAAGCGGGCAACGTTAGCAACGTCAGTTCGCTGACCATCGGCATTGAGGGCGTGGGAGCGACCGGCGTCCTGTATATCGACGACATCCGGCTGTATCCCGAGGTTCTCCAGCGTGTTTCCGCCGATATCACCGGCGCCGGCGATGTCGTGAAGGGTGTCCCTGACGACGGCGACTGGCCGGCGGCGGAGCACCCGGCCCTGGCGATCGACGACGACGTCAACACGAAATTCCTGCACTTCAAGGGCAAGACGGAGCCGACCGGGATTCAGGTCACTCCGCTGGTGGGTGCAACAATCGTGACGGGCCTGACGCTGACGACGGCCAACGATGCGCCTGAGCGCGACCCGGTAGCGTTCGAGCTGTACGGCTCGAACGCGAGCATCGACGGGCCGTATACGCTGATCGTCGCCGGCGATGTGGTGGACTTCGCCGGCGCGACGGCCTGGCCTCGCTTCACCAAGAACGCCACGCCCATCGACGAGTTCGACAACAGCGTGGCGTACCTGCACTACCAGGTGCTGTTCCCGACCGTGCGCAATCCGGCCTCGGCCAACAGCATGCAGATCGCCGAGATCGAGTTGCTCGGCGCCGTCGCCGATTAGACGGGAGTGGGTTCTCACCCCACAGGCACATCTCAATGGGGCCTGCACCATGCCGGCGCAGGCCCCTGCTATTCTGTACCTTCCCGAATGAGTATCGCAGCGGCGTGATCGACCGCCTTCTCCGCAGCGTCGCCGCCGGCGTTCGTGCAGACCACAACGGCGAAGTCCTTCTGCGGTGCGATCCAGATGACCGCGTAGAACATGGTGTTGGAGCCGGCGTGCGTCAAGACGGTGCCCCCGCCCCACGGACGCTCGGTGGCAACCCAGCCGAGGGCGTATTCACTGTCGGCAGCGAGCGGCGTGTGCAGTCTTTCGAACGTCTCGGGGTGCAGTAGGGGCGAGGCATGCCTCGCCCTTTCGCCTCGGGCGCCGGCCAGGTGCCAGGCAGCGTATTTGGCCAGGTCGTCAAGGCGGCAATGCACCGTCCCGCCCGGGCCGATGGCGGCGGGATTGTCCGCATGAAGGCCCGGGGCAACCGGCTCGAAAGTCCCACCTTCGCCGGCCTTGTGTCCCCAGGGCTGATCCACCTCGCCGACGCTTGCGGGCGCGCCGAAGCCGGCGCCGGTCATGCCGAGCGGCGCAAAGAGCCGCTGACGCAGCAGGTCTTCCCACGGGCGATCGAGCAGGCTCTCGATGGCATGGCCCACGAGCGCATAGCCGGCGTTGGAGTAGATGGTCTTCACGCCCGGCGGCGCTACAGGCTCGTGCATGGTGAGCAGTTCCCGCGTCAGGTACTCGCGCTGCTCGCGTGGCAGCCGGTCGGCCCGCTGCCAGAGCCGGTCCCACAGGCCTTGCTCGTCCAGATCAGGCGGGGCGCCACCGCGATGGGCCAGAAGCTGCTCCAGCGTCACCTCTCGCCACTCGGGCTGCATCTGCGACTCGAGGTCGGCGAACATCTCGGCCGGCGTCATGTCCCATCGCAGCGTGCCGTCCTCGACGAGCATCGCGGCCAGCGCCGCGGTCATGGACTTGGTGCACGAGCCGATGTGCCATTTGTCGTCGGCCGTCACGCGCTGCGGCGAGCCCGCCTTGCGAACGCCGACGGCGCCCACGGCGACCGTCTGGCCGCCCTTGACGACCGCCGCCGCCAGCGCCGGCAGATCGTTCGCCTGGCGAATCGGTTCGAGCACGGCATCCAGCGAGGCCGATGCAGACAGCGCGCAAGCGGCCATCACCGAAAGGACAAGTACCGGACAGGCTCGACGAATTTGACTTTGCACGTCCATTGCGTCTCAGTCCACCAGCGCGCGAAGCGCGGCCAGGTCGATTTCTTCCAGGGAATCGCAGATGCGATCGGCCTGCCGGAGGCCGTCGGCGGGCGTCGTGTTCGTCACGGCGATGCACCGGGCGCCGGCGGCCTTGGCGGCCTGGACGCCGTTGGGGGCGTCTTCGATCACCACGCAACGCTGCGGGGGCAGTCCCATACGCCGGGCGGCGACGAGAAACAGCTCGGGGTCCGGCTTCTTGTGCGTCACGTCGTTGCCGTTGACGTAGACCATTTTCGTGTAGGGGATCCCGGCCGCATCCAACGCCGCCCGCGATTT
This genomic interval carries:
- a CDS encoding serine hydrolase domain-containing protein yields the protein MDVQSQIRRACPVLVLSVMAACALSASASLDAVLEPIRQANDLPALAAAVVKGGQTVAVGAVGVRKAGSPQRVTADDKWHIGSCTKSMTAALAAMLVEDGTLRWDMTPAEMFADLESQMQPEWREVTLEQLLAHRGGAPPDLDEQGLWDRLWQRADRLPREQREYLTRELLTMHEPVAPPGVKTIYSNAGYALVGHAIESLLDRPWEDLLRQRLFAPLGMTGAGFGAPASVGEVDQPWGHKAGEGGTFEPVAPGLHADNPAAIGPGGTVHCRLDDLAKYAAWHLAGARGERARHASPLLHPETFERLHTPLAADSEYALGWVATERPWGGGTVLTHAGSNTMFYAVIWIAPQKDFAVVVCTNAGGDAAEKAVDHAAAILIREGTE